From Pseudoxanthomonas sp. YR558, the proteins below share one genomic window:
- a CDS encoding DUF494 family protein yields the protein MKESILDVLLYLFEHYFTEDADPVRDRDSLQNGLIQAGFSPTEISKAFDWLDALADQRPSAANPRVGGPTRVFHGPELEKLDVECRGFLLFLEQHGVLDADQRELVLDRAMALDQDELDLDDLKWVVLMVLFNQPGSEAAYAWMETQMFADEPEPVH from the coding sequence ATGAAAGAGAGCATCCTGGACGTACTGCTTTACCTGTTCGAACACTACTTCACCGAAGATGCGGACCCCGTCCGCGACCGCGACTCTCTCCAGAACGGCCTGATCCAGGCCGGCTTCAGCCCCACCGAGATCAGCAAGGCCTTCGACTGGCTCGACGCACTCGCCGATCAACGGCCCAGTGCGGCGAACCCGCGCGTGGGCGGTCCCACCCGTGTGTTCCATGGCCCGGAATTGGAAAAGCTGGACGTGGAATGCCGCGGCTTCCTGCTTTTCCTCGAGCAGCACGGTGTGCTCGATGCAGACCAGCGTGAACTGGTCCTCGACCGTGCGATGGCCCTCGACCAGGACGAACTGGACCTGGACGACCTGAAGTGGGTCGTACTCATGGTGCTGTTCAACCAGCCCGGCTCGGAAGCCGCCTACGCCTGGATGGAAACCCAGATGTTTGCCGACGAGCCCGAACCGGTACACTGA
- a CDS encoding CDP-glycerol glycerophosphotransferase family protein has translation MAKHYLLYGSERYALAILRPVQEAIRARGGEAAWFFDGPGAEDLHPDEKLLTTTEEVRRWSAIAVITGSNAVPHFFPGVKVETFHGFDAGKPRHIYIRGFFDLYCTTGPRDTAQFKAIADKVGHFSVVETGWPKIDPFMQEIAGGVPPVRQPPVILYHSTFSPSWSAAETLYEEVKRLSRTGEWKWIVTFHPKMDPATVAKFRALENGHLRFADDDNILELFPQVDMMCSDTSSALNEFLLTHKPVVTFKNRRPGPQLIDIDDPAQFEPAIRRALSRPPELMEAIAAYADSIHPYRDGRSSERVLDAIDAFIAAGARNPKSKPMNFWRKLKIRKRIGYWGPA, from the coding sequence ATGGCCAAGCATTACCTCCTCTACGGCTCCGAGCGCTATGCGCTGGCGATCCTACGGCCCGTGCAGGAGGCCATCCGTGCGCGCGGCGGCGAGGCGGCCTGGTTCTTCGACGGTCCCGGCGCCGAGGATCTTCATCCCGACGAGAAGCTGCTGACGACGACCGAGGAGGTCCGTCGCTGGAGCGCGATCGCAGTAATCACCGGCAGCAACGCGGTGCCGCACTTCTTCCCCGGCGTGAAAGTGGAAACCTTCCACGGCTTCGACGCGGGCAAACCGCGCCACATCTACATCCGTGGGTTCTTCGATCTTTACTGCACTACCGGGCCGCGCGACACGGCGCAGTTCAAGGCGATCGCCGACAAGGTCGGGCACTTCAGCGTCGTCGAGACGGGTTGGCCGAAGATCGACCCCTTCATGCAGGAAATCGCCGGTGGCGTGCCACCCGTGCGCCAACCTCCGGTCATCCTCTACCACTCGACGTTCTCGCCGTCGTGGAGTGCCGCGGAGACGTTGTACGAGGAAGTGAAGCGGCTTTCGCGCACCGGCGAATGGAAGTGGATCGTCACCTTCCACCCCAAGATGGATCCGGCCACGGTGGCGAAGTTCCGTGCGCTGGAGAACGGACACCTGCGCTTCGCCGACGACGACAACATCCTGGAATTGTTCCCGCAGGTGGACATGATGTGCTCGGACACCTCGTCTGCGCTCAACGAGTTCCTGCTGACCCACAAGCCGGTGGTGACGTTCAAGAATCGTCGTCCCGGCCCGCAGCTGATCGATATCGACGATCCTGCGCAATTCGAGCCTGCGATCCGCCGCGCACTGTCGCGGCCGCCCGAGCTGATGGAAGCGATCGCGGCTTACGCCGACAGCATCCATCCTTACCGCGATGGTCGTTCCAGCGAGCGCGTCCTCGATGCCATCGATGCCTTCATCGCGGCCGGCGCACGAAACCCGAAGTCCAAGCCGATGAATTTCTGGCGGAAGCTCAAGATCCGCAAGCGCATCGGGTACTGGGGCCCGGCCTAA
- a CDS encoding glycosyltransferase, protein MRHVNLIGWDNGVGLSRDLRLIEQALREAGFQVAIQPARGRGKLRKWLGPWFQRAAIVGRRLARRKRFDLNLMLEHITPEFLGAAERNAFIPNPEWCLPRDVRRLPRVDRVLTKTSHATGIFHRQGCEVAPVGFTSTDRHLDSVARQRSFLHLAGRSSAKRTRLVLETWARHPEWPVLTVVQHPRMADFRPQAANIVHRVDYLDDAELREIQNANLFHLCPSETEGFGHYIVEALSAGAIVLTTDAEPMNELVTADRGVLIPFSQTGQQQLATRYLVEAEALECAVAAALALDEAQIKAKQAAARDFYLQNDRAFRERLAAAVAAMIDGAGTVSATRRLPATPGEAYVPLPAAQA, encoded by the coding sequence ATGCGCCACGTCAACCTGATCGGTTGGGACAACGGTGTCGGCTTGAGCCGTGACTTACGACTGATCGAGCAGGCGCTGCGCGAAGCGGGGTTCCAGGTCGCCATCCAGCCGGCGCGCGGGCGAGGCAAGCTGCGCAAATGGTTAGGTCCCTGGTTCCAGCGCGCGGCGATCGTGGGCCGGCGCCTGGCCCGGCGCAAACGCTTCGACCTGAATCTGATGCTCGAACACATCACCCCGGAGTTCTTGGGGGCGGCCGAGCGAAACGCCTTTATTCCGAACCCCGAATGGTGCCTGCCGCGTGACGTGCGCCGCCTGCCGCGGGTCGATCGCGTACTGACCAAGACCTCACATGCCACGGGGATCTTCCATCGCCAGGGCTGTGAGGTCGCGCCCGTCGGGTTCACCAGCACGGACCGCCACCTGGACAGCGTCGCGCGCCAGCGAAGCTTCCTGCACCTGGCTGGGCGCAGCAGCGCCAAGCGCACGCGATTGGTGTTGGAGACCTGGGCACGTCATCCCGAGTGGCCGGTGCTGACGGTAGTGCAGCATCCGCGCATGGCGGACTTCCGACCGCAGGCAGCCAATATCGTCCACCGGGTGGACTACCTGGACGACGCCGAACTGCGCGAGATCCAGAACGCCAATCTGTTCCACCTGTGTCCCTCCGAGACCGAAGGCTTCGGCCACTACATCGTCGAGGCATTGAGTGCCGGCGCGATCGTGCTTACGACCGATGCCGAACCGATGAACGAACTGGTGACCGCCGATCGCGGCGTACTGATCCCGTTCTCGCAGACCGGCCAACAGCAACTGGCCACGCGCTACCTGGTCGAAGCGGAGGCGCTGGAGTGCGCGGTGGCGGCGGCGCTGGCGCTGGATGAGGCGCAGATCAAGGCCAAACAGGCGGCGGCCCGCGATTTCTATCTGCAGAACGATCGGGCCTTTCGCGAGCGCTTGGCCGCAGCCGTGGCGGCGATGATCGATGGCGCCGGCACGGTCAGCGCGACGCGGCGCCTGCCCGCGACCCCGGGCGAGGCGTACGTCCCGCTGCCTGCAGCGCAAGCGTAG
- a CDS encoding O-antigen ligase family protein: MPSHYAEPEVMQVRSHRRQDVARALAWLAGFSAVALLVVPKGLSIFAALMLVATCVALPEAWRSARERVPRAVKGLTLAVLVVLAMSAFSAWASGANLSALDNVSRCLLLPWCAWLAWVTRVRVSCLWYGALAGLLVAFVLSIMETWSGAPRAGGEANPIVFANAVLVLLVVAVFARPARTGFSMQLLLALIVALAVVAITLSGSRGALPGLGLVLLMLFVGGAPQHRWRRLAMVSGLFAALFVALWTVPWLSTQFRLDQVHADVSGYAGDQVDQPISARMGLLTVAWGAFRSAPLAGVGVGGFAQRVDDSRYCQQAPRHFCGLEHAHNDLAQWGATMGIGGIAALLLLYGAPLMIAASQVRRLNPDVPVGAAWTAGMLVAVYLISGLTQSMFSHALSASAYVVIVGLLLGCALTLLPAPDRPSKRS; encoded by the coding sequence GTGCCGTCGCACTACGCAGAACCCGAGGTCATGCAGGTCAGGAGCCATCGTCGACAGGATGTCGCACGCGCACTCGCGTGGCTGGCGGGCTTCAGCGCCGTCGCCTTGCTGGTCGTGCCCAAGGGACTTTCGATCTTCGCCGCCTTGATGCTGGTCGCGACGTGCGTCGCGTTGCCCGAGGCCTGGCGCTCTGCACGCGAGCGGGTTCCGCGCGCCGTGAAGGGCCTGACGCTGGCCGTGCTCGTCGTCCTGGCGATGTCGGCATTCTCGGCGTGGGCCAGTGGCGCGAATCTCTCCGCTCTCGACAACGTCTCGCGATGCCTGTTGCTGCCGTGGTGCGCATGGCTGGCCTGGGTGACCCGCGTCCGCGTCTCATGCCTCTGGTACGGTGCGCTGGCCGGCCTACTTGTCGCTTTCGTACTGTCGATCATGGAAACGTGGTCGGGCGCGCCGCGCGCCGGCGGTGAAGCCAACCCCATCGTGTTCGCCAACGCGGTACTGGTTCTGCTCGTAGTCGCCGTGTTCGCCCGTCCGGCTCGGACCGGCTTTTCGATGCAGCTGCTGCTCGCCCTCATCGTGGCGCTGGCCGTAGTGGCGATCACCCTGAGCGGGAGCCGGGGCGCGTTGCCGGGGCTGGGTCTGGTCCTGCTGATGCTCTTCGTCGGTGGTGCTCCCCAGCATCGGTGGCGGCGGCTGGCGATGGTGTCGGGCCTCTTCGCAGCGCTGTTCGTTGCGCTGTGGACGGTGCCCTGGCTGTCCACACAGTTCCGGCTCGATCAGGTGCACGCGGACGTCTCCGGCTACGCGGGCGACCAGGTCGACCAGCCCATCAGCGCGCGCATGGGGCTGCTGACGGTCGCTTGGGGCGCTTTCAGGTCGGCGCCGCTGGCGGGCGTAGGTGTGGGGGGCTTCGCCCAGCGCGTCGACGACAGCCGTTACTGCCAGCAGGCGCCGCGCCACTTCTGCGGCCTTGAGCATGCGCACAACGATCTCGCGCAGTGGGGTGCGACGATGGGGATCGGCGGCATCGCCGCCCTGCTGCTGCTTTATGGCGCGCCCCTGATGATCGCGGCGAGCCAAGTCCGCCGGCTAAACCCAGACGTCCCCGTCGGTGCTGCCTGGACCGCGGGCATGCTGGTCGCGGTCTATCTGATATCGGGTTTGACACAGTCGATGTTCTCGCATGCGTTGAGCGCCAGTGCCTACGTTGTCATCGTCGGCCTGCTACTGGGCTGCGCATTGACGCTGTTGCCAGCGCCGGACAGGCCAAGCAAACGTAGCTGA
- the rsmB gene encoding 16S rRNA (cytosine(967)-C(5))-methyltransferase RsmB: MTGQAGVAVRVLATRVVDAVMHRGRSLKAELTHTLPGIEDVRDRALLEAICFAVLRARTRSDAALAQWMPRPLGPRDNELKSLLHVGFAQLVVLELPAHAAVSATVEAVRVLGRSHQDKLVNALLRRAQREGLPASTPELAWPAWLRGQVRKDWPAEAERVFAESLREAPLWLRVNRQHGSRDAYRQRLVEAGLPTEAPDDMPDALLLREPVAPTTLPGFAQGDVSVQDGAAQRVADLLEELPSGARVLDMCAAPGGKSAHLLERDPTRRLLALDVDARRLQRVQETLQRVGLGAETKAADAADPAAWWDGEPFDAVVLDAPCSATGIVRRQPDVLLHRRADDLDALTRLQARLLDAAWQVLRPGGRLVYTTCSVLRAENALQVEAFRGRHAEAVIEPLGADWGREDAGGRQRLPGEGDMDGFFYAALKKA, translated from the coding sequence GTGACTGGGCAAGCCGGTGTGGCGGTGCGGGTGCTGGCCACCCGCGTGGTCGATGCCGTGATGCATCGCGGCCGCTCGCTCAAGGCCGAGTTGACCCACACCCTGCCCGGTATCGAAGACGTGCGCGACCGCGCGCTGCTGGAAGCCATCTGTTTCGCCGTGCTGCGCGCGCGGACGCGGAGCGATGCCGCACTGGCGCAATGGATGCCGCGGCCCCTTGGTCCCCGCGACAACGAACTCAAGTCGCTATTGCACGTGGGCTTCGCGCAACTGGTCGTGCTGGAACTGCCGGCGCATGCTGCCGTCTCGGCAACGGTCGAGGCCGTGCGCGTACTTGGGCGCTCCCACCAGGACAAGCTGGTGAATGCGCTGCTGCGGCGTGCTCAGCGCGAGGGCCTGCCTGCGTCGACGCCCGAGTTGGCGTGGCCGGCTTGGTTACGTGGGCAGGTCCGGAAAGATTGGCCGGCCGAGGCCGAACGGGTGTTCGCCGAGAGTCTGCGCGAGGCGCCGTTGTGGCTGCGGGTCAACCGGCAGCATGGCAGCCGCGACGCATACCGTCAGCGCCTTGTCGAGGCAGGGCTGCCGACCGAAGCGCCGGACGACATGCCGGACGCCCTGTTGTTGCGAGAGCCGGTGGCGCCCACGACCTTGCCCGGCTTCGCACAGGGGGATGTCTCTGTGCAGGACGGCGCAGCGCAACGCGTTGCCGATCTGCTGGAAGAACTTCCCTCCGGGGCACGCGTACTCGATATGTGCGCAGCGCCTGGCGGCAAGTCGGCGCACCTGCTGGAGCGCGACCCGACCCGTCGCCTGCTGGCGCTGGATGTGGATGCGCGTCGGTTGCAGCGCGTCCAGGAGACGCTGCAGCGTGTGGGCCTAGGCGCTGAGACGAAGGCCGCCGACGCGGCCGATCCGGCCGCATGGTGGGACGGCGAGCCCTTCGACGCCGTGGTGCTCGACGCTCCCTGCTCGGCTACCGGCATCGTGCGCCGCCAACCGGATGTCCTGCTGCACCGGCGCGCGGATGACCTGGACGCGCTGACGCGCCTGCAAGCACGTTTGCTGGACGCGGCCTGGCAGGTGCTGCGACCGGGCGGCCGCCTGGTGTACACCACCTGTTCGGTCCTGCGGGCGGAGAATGCGCTGCAGGTAGAGGCCTTCCGAGGACGCCATGCCGAGGCCGTGATCGAGCCGCTCGGTGCCGATTGGGGGCGCGAGGATGCCGGCGGTCGCCAGCGCCTGCCCGGTGAGGGTGATATGGACGGTTTCTTCTACGCCGCCCTCAAAAAAGCGTGA
- a CDS encoding LysM domain-containing protein codes for MFKYFRTVLAVAVLTVGTYATAAEMAGSHPDTYVVKRGDTLWDISARFLKKPWLWPEIWQANPQIQNPHLIYPGDVISLAYLDRVAVQPGPRQDAPLNAIPLSDIEPFLKDRRVVDSFEGLPHVAGLDEDRLRSSGGHNIYVRGLDGAQPGQRFAIVRPSARFTDNPRAQDLDFRGKTIRGDVDMWKEVTEQTGKGEFLGYELAKVNLATFTRGVVPGTEVSTLLVDIGGMEVRVGDRLIPVDAQPYDLHFFPHPPATDPAGKLRVLAVADALTSGGPRDVIAISGGRLDGVDNGTVFSIWRNGSHTANRMAHPESSRVSESPKSGAGRVALPDEYASHAMVFRTFDKVSYALVMEGVEATRVGYELKHPDATY; via the coding sequence ATGTTTAAATATTTTCGTACGGTTCTCGCCGTTGCGGTGCTGACCGTCGGCACCTACGCGACCGCGGCCGAGATGGCGGGGAGCCATCCCGACACATATGTGGTCAAGCGGGGTGACACCCTGTGGGACATCTCGGCTCGCTTCCTCAAGAAGCCTTGGCTGTGGCCGGAGATCTGGCAGGCCAACCCGCAGATCCAGAACCCGCACCTGATCTATCCCGGTGACGTCATCAGCCTGGCGTACCTGGATCGCGTCGCCGTGCAGCCGGGTCCGCGCCAGGACGCGCCGCTGAATGCGATCCCCCTTTCCGACATCGAGCCGTTCCTGAAGGATCGCCGCGTGGTGGACAGCTTCGAGGGTCTGCCGCACGTGGCCGGCCTGGACGAAGATCGCCTGCGCAGCTCCGGTGGCCACAACATCTATGTGCGCGGCCTGGATGGCGCCCAGCCTGGCCAGCGCTTCGCCATCGTACGTCCGAGCGCCCGCTTCACCGACAATCCGCGCGCGCAGGACCTCGATTTCCGCGGCAAGACGATTCGCGGCGATGTCGACATGTGGAAGGAAGTCACCGAACAGACCGGCAAGGGCGAGTTCCTGGGTTACGAACTGGCCAAGGTCAACCTGGCCACGTTTACCCGCGGCGTGGTGCCCGGCACCGAGGTCAGCACGCTGCTGGTCGACATCGGCGGCATGGAAGTCCGCGTCGGCGATCGCCTGATCCCGGTGGACGCACAGCCGTACGACCTGCACTTCTTCCCGCACCCGCCGGCGACCGATCCGGCCGGCAAGCTGCGCGTGCTCGCCGTGGCCGATGCACTGACCTCCGGCGGCCCGCGCGACGTCATCGCCATTTCCGGCGGCCGCCTGGACGGCGTCGACAACGGCACCGTGTTCTCGATCTGGCGCAACGGCAGCCACACGGCTAACCGTATGGCGCATCCGGAATCCTCGCGCGTCAGCGAATCGCCGAAGTCGGGCGCCGGCCGCGTCGCATTGCCCGACGAGTACGCCAGCCATGCGATGGTGTTCCGCACCTTCGACAAGGTCAGCTACGCGCTGGTCATGGAAGGCGTGGAAGCGACCCGCGTGGGTTACGAGCTGAAGCACCCTGACGCGACCTACTGA
- a CDS encoding GYF domain-containing protein translates to MSGWYYADRSREQHGPVTAEELGTHYRYGRITLDSLVWREGLPQWLPLRDVADELGLHATADETTSTLPPPVPPVIVPPRAAPSRSMPAPPQKQGMSGGKIALIVAAVMVVPCIGIAGILAAIAIPAYQDYTLRTKVTQAVTDNFELRAEVKDFLDTQGRCPRNGEATFGTPESYASTYVTRATIGEFEDGTCGFELEFGNIGNTNIDGRKLWWDLGSDHAEWHCSSEVEDKWLPTDCRG, encoded by the coding sequence ATGTCGGGTTGGTATTACGCCGACCGGAGCCGTGAACAGCACGGCCCGGTGACGGCGGAAGAATTGGGGACGCATTACCGCTACGGTCGCATCACGCTGGACAGCCTGGTCTGGCGCGAAGGCCTGCCGCAATGGCTGCCATTGCGCGATGTCGCCGACGAACTCGGCCTGCATGCGACCGCCGATGAAACGACGTCTACGTTGCCTCCGCCGGTGCCGCCAGTCATCGTGCCACCGCGGGCAGCCCCGTCTCGATCCATGCCGGCACCGCCCCAAAAACAAGGCATGTCCGGCGGCAAGATCGCCCTGATCGTCGCCGCCGTCATGGTGGTGCCGTGCATCGGCATTGCCGGCATCCTCGCCGCGATCGCGATTCCGGCCTACCAGGACTACACGCTGCGCACCAAGGTCACACAAGCCGTGACCGACAACTTCGAATTGCGTGCCGAAGTGAAGGATTTCCTCGACACACAGGGCCGCTGCCCGCGCAACGGGGAAGCCACGTTCGGCACACCCGAAAGCTATGCGAGCACCTACGTCACCCGCGCCACCATCGGCGAGTTCGAAGACGGCACCTGCGGGTTCGAACTGGAGTTCGGCAACATCGGCAATACCAACATCGACGGCCGCAAACTATGGTGGGACCTGGGTAGCGACCACGCCGAGTGGCACTGCTCGTCTGAAGTCGAAGACAAGTGGTTGCCGACGGATTGCCGCGGCTGA
- the dprA gene encoding DNA-processing protein DprA, which yields MPNEDMNALARLVLAGGPVLPRRRLLEAHGTPSAALAAGRAAWRDAGLAATQADALRNPDDDVLTGTRAWLQHPGHHLIGWHDADYPAPLRRGPSPPLALFIEGDPGLLWRPSVAVVGSRSPTAGGRENAQRFARALASTGIVVASGLARGIDAAAHEATLATKDGATIAVVGTGTDVAYPPHHVGLRDRIAARGAIISEHAPGTPALRSHFPARNRILAGLTLGTLVVEAAERSGALITARLAAEAGREVFAVPGSIHNPMARGCHRLIREGAALVEGAEDILSALAPLAADLANALRERLGETEWGPPPGAANAPRALAPDYQTLWESLGHDPTGMDQLVSRTRLTAAELSSMLLVMELDGLVTAEHGRYQRKTGFFTSTASMTQAEGQ from the coding sequence ATGCCCAACGAAGACATGAACGCGCTGGCCCGGCTCGTCCTGGCCGGCGGCCCCGTACTACCCCGTCGCCGGCTGCTGGAGGCGCATGGCACGCCCTCCGCAGCGCTTGCCGCCGGTCGCGCCGCGTGGCGTGACGCCGGCTTGGCTGCGACGCAGGCCGATGCCCTCCGCAACCCGGACGACGATGTGCTGACGGGCACGCGCGCATGGCTCCAGCACCCGGGCCATCACCTGATCGGTTGGCACGACGCCGACTACCCCGCCCCTCTGCGGCGCGGCCCGAGTCCGCCGCTCGCGCTTTTCATCGAAGGCGATCCAGGCCTGCTTTGGCGACCATCCGTGGCCGTCGTCGGCAGCCGCTCGCCAACCGCAGGCGGGCGCGAGAACGCACAGCGTTTCGCCCGCGCCCTCGCCTCGACGGGCATCGTTGTCGCCAGCGGCCTGGCGCGAGGAATCGACGCTGCCGCCCATGAAGCCACGCTCGCCACCAAAGACGGCGCCACCATCGCAGTGGTGGGCACCGGCACGGACGTGGCCTATCCCCCGCACCACGTCGGTCTGCGCGATCGCATCGCCGCCCGCGGCGCGATCATCAGCGAACATGCGCCGGGCACTCCGGCCCTGCGCAGCCATTTCCCGGCCCGCAACCGGATCCTCGCGGGTCTGACGCTGGGGACGCTGGTAGTGGAGGCCGCGGAGCGTTCGGGAGCCTTGATCACGGCCCGCCTTGCAGCCGAAGCGGGCCGGGAGGTCTTCGCCGTCCCCGGTTCTATCCACAACCCGATGGCGCGCGGCTGCCACCGTCTGATCCGCGAGGGCGCGGCTTTGGTCGAAGGCGCGGAGGACATCCTCAGCGCGCTGGCGCCGCTGGCCGCTGACCTCGCCAATGCCTTGCGCGAACGCCTTGGCGAAACTGAATGGGGACCCCCGCCCGGCGCAGCCAACGCGCCCCGCGCGCTGGCACCCGACTACCAGACCTTGTGGGAGTCACTTGGTCACGACCCAACAGGTATGGATCAGCTCGTCTCACGCACCCGATTGACGGCCGCGGAACTGTCCTCCATGCTGCTGGTCATGGAACTGGATGGCTTAGTAACGGCGGAACACGGCCGATACCAGAGAAAGACCGGTTTCTTCACCTCCACAGCGTCGATGACGCAGGCCGAGGGGCAATGA
- a CDS encoding glycosyltransferase family 2 protein: protein MPRLPVSLVVITHNEASNIARCLDSVPFAADKLIVDSGSTDATVAIAQAHGARVAHQDWLGFGPQRNFASTQAAHDWILVLDADEFLSPELAADLERALPALIASDKAGAWLRRSTWLMGAPMRWYRPMVGERMARFYHRGRARWTDARVHESLRFDGEAAEFKTPFNHADNPSLAHKQLKVLRYSELKALDWRDKRRPVRMWLTPLVYLSTFFKDYVLRLACLDGWRGFIIAQTAASYAVYKRMRYYEMQRNPASIDAAHTKLAQHGLEH, encoded by the coding sequence ATGCCCCGCCTGCCCGTCTCCCTCGTCGTCATCACCCACAACGAGGCGTCCAACATCGCGCGTTGCCTGGATAGCGTGCCGTTCGCCGCGGACAAGCTGATCGTGGACAGCGGCAGCACCGATGCCACCGTCGCCATCGCTCAGGCCCATGGCGCGCGCGTCGCCCACCAGGACTGGCTGGGCTTCGGCCCGCAACGCAACTTCGCCAGCACGCAGGCGGCCCATGACTGGATCCTGGTGCTGGACGCGGACGAATTCCTGTCGCCCGAACTGGCCGCTGACCTGGAGCGCGCGCTGCCCGCTCTGATCGCCTCCGACAAGGCCGGCGCTTGGTTGCGCCGGAGCACCTGGCTGATGGGCGCGCCGATGCGCTGGTACAGGCCGATGGTCGGTGAGCGGATGGCGCGGTTCTACCATCGCGGACGTGCGCGATGGACCGATGCGCGTGTGCATGAATCCCTTCGTTTCGACGGCGAGGCGGCCGAGTTCAAGACGCCGTTCAACCATGCCGACAATCCCAGCCTGGCGCACAAACAGCTGAAGGTCCTGCGCTACAGCGAACTCAAGGCGCTCGACTGGCGCGACAAGCGGCGCCCGGTGCGGATGTGGCTCACGCCGCTGGTCTACCTGTCCACCTTCTTCAAGGACTACGTGCTGCGTCTGGCCTGCTTGGATGGTTGGCGTGGTTTCATCATCGCGCAGACCGCGGCCAGCTACGCCGTCTACAAGCGCATGCGCTATTACGAAATGCAGCGGAACCCGGCCTCCATCGACGCCGCGCACACCAAGCTCGCCCAACACGGACTGGAACACTGA
- the fmt gene encoding methionyl-tRNA formyltransferase, translating to MRIVFAGTPAFAVPSLRAAHAQHEVVAVYTQPDRPAGRGRGLTPSPVKLEAIQRGIPVLQPLSLKKKSTQDALREMQPDVMIVVAYGLILPQAVLDIPQYGCWNVHASLLPRWRGAAPIQRAIEAGDDESGVCLMQMEAGLDTGPVLLAQSLEIGAEETGGQLHDRLSDLGAQVLRDALGLLRAGVRLPPHPQPEEGVAYAHKLDKAEAKLDWAQPAEALARKVRAFNPWPVAEAHLAGERLRIHGAVSLDEAHDAAPGTLLGASRQGLDVACGHGVLRLRVVQREGGKAITAADYLNARRDLVTS from the coding sequence ATGAGAATCGTCTTCGCCGGTACGCCGGCGTTCGCCGTGCCCAGCCTCCGCGCCGCGCATGCCCAGCATGAAGTGGTGGCCGTCTACACCCAGCCCGATCGTCCCGCAGGGCGCGGACGCGGCCTCACGCCGTCGCCGGTGAAGCTGGAAGCGATCCAGCGCGGCATCCCCGTGCTGCAGCCGCTGTCGCTGAAGAAAAAGTCCACCCAGGATGCGCTGCGCGAGATGCAGCCCGACGTGATGATCGTCGTGGCCTACGGTCTGATCCTGCCGCAGGCGGTGCTCGACATCCCGCAGTACGGCTGCTGGAACGTGCACGCCTCGCTGCTGCCCCGCTGGCGCGGCGCCGCGCCGATCCAGCGCGCGATCGAAGCCGGCGACGACGAGAGCGGCGTCTGCCTGATGCAGATGGAGGCCGGGCTGGACACCGGGCCGGTACTGCTAGCGCAAAGTCTGGAGATCGGTGCGGAAGAGACTGGTGGGCAACTACACGATCGCCTGTCCGATCTCGGCGCCCAGGTGCTGCGCGATGCCCTGGGCCTGCTGCGGGCGGGCGTCCGCCTGCCGCCGCACCCGCAGCCGGAAGAGGGCGTGGCCTACGCGCATAAGTTGGACAAGGCCGAAGCGAAGCTCGACTGGGCGCAGCCGGCGGAGGCACTGGCGCGCAAGGTGCGCGCGTTCAACCCCTGGCCAGTGGCCGAAGCTCACCTCGCGGGCGAACGGTTGCGGATCCACGGTGCTGTTTCGCTGGACGAAGCGCACGATGCGGCGCCGGGCACTTTGCTGGGCGCGAGTCGCCAGGGATTGGACGTCGCGTGCGGCCATGGCGTGCTACGCCTGCGCGTCGTCCAGCGCGAAGGTGGCAAGGCGATCACCGCCGCCGACTACCTCAACGCGCGGCGCGATCTGGTGACGTCGTGA
- the def gene encoding peptide deformylase → MALLSILEFPDPRLRTKAVPVDAGNVTTPEFQRLLDDMFETMYDAPGIGLAASQVDVHQRFMVIDVSEEKNQPQVFINPELSEQAGEQVYQEGCLSVPGIFADVTRADEITVRFLDRQGQPQELRADGLLAVCIQHEMDHLDGKLFVDYLSPLKREMVRKKLAKQRKHVA, encoded by the coding sequence ATGGCACTGCTCTCCATCCTCGAATTCCCCGACCCCCGCTTGCGCACGAAGGCGGTGCCGGTCGACGCCGGAAACGTGACGACGCCCGAATTCCAGCGCTTGCTCGACGATATGTTCGAGACCATGTACGACGCACCGGGCATCGGCCTGGCGGCCAGCCAGGTGGACGTGCACCAGCGCTTTATGGTCATCGACGTCAGCGAGGAGAAGAACCAGCCGCAGGTCTTCATCAATCCCGAGCTGAGCGAGCAGGCCGGCGAACAGGTCTATCAGGAAGGGTGCCTGTCCGTGCCCGGCATCTTCGCCGATGTCACCCGGGCCGATGAGATCACGGTGCGCTTCCTCGATCGCCAGGGCCAACCGCAGGAACTGCGTGCCGATGGACTGCTCGCGGTCTGCATCCAGCACGAAATGGACCACCTCGACGGCAAGCTGTTCGTGGACTACCTCTCGCCGTTGAAGCGCGAGATGGTGCGCAAGAAGCTCGCCAAGCAGCGCAAGCACGTCGCCTGA